GTTGCGCTCCACGGCCACGTCCAGGACCCCAAGCCTCGGCTGCCCGGGGTAGCCCAGGATCTCCCTGGCCATCCAGATGGCCCCGGCGCAGGTGCCGAAGAGGGCCAGGCTCCCCTCCTCCACCTGGTGGCGCACGGCCTCCTCGAGGCCGTACTCCCGGGCCAGCTTGCCGATGGTGGTGGACTCCCCCCCGGGGACGATGAGGGCCCTCAGGCCAGGGAGGTGCTCCGGCTTGCGCACCTCCCTGGCCTCGAGCCCAAGCCGCCTGAGGGCCTCCTTGTGCTCGCGGAAATCCCCCTGAAGGGCCAAAACGCC
The genomic region above belongs to Thermus sediminis and contains:
- the pdxT gene encoding pyridoxal 5'-phosphate synthase glutaminase subunit PdxT, yielding MRGVVGVLALQGDFREHKEALRRLGLEAREVRKPEHLPGLRALIVPGGESTTIGKLAREYGLEEAVRHQVEEGSLALFGTCAGAIWMAREILGYPGQPRLGVLDVAVERNAFGRQVESFREEVEVKGLGAFPGVFIRAPVFRRLGEGVEVLAELGGLPVLVRQGRLLASSFHPELTGDARLHRYFLELAGV